One Carboxydothermus pertinax genomic window carries:
- the smc gene encoding chromosome segregation protein SMC, with amino-acid sequence MLKKIIIQGFKSFAEKTEISFDASITGIVGPNGSGKSNVAEAIRWALGETKTKVLRFERQQDVIFTGSQGKKPVGMAEVTLILDNSNNYFSLPYDEIAITRRCYRSGESEFFINKSPCRLKDIHELLVDTGLGKHGYAIIGQGQVDEILFSSPEEKRSYLEEAAGINRFRWRELEAKKKLLETQSGITRLEDLSRELFTEYQEKETEVNKARTYLLLKEELTAKAKRFYGVKIKSLLEEVQKNEKKISALKNTLDETQFKITKLEAEYAVRISEEEQLANNRDSAQKIVISLENCLDKLLNEKKFQQHEESRLLQNLVNLKEQIQINGNKLAEVQKELKSFYSQVNLLKEKEKEIIIKINNQREKLGVDEEKLLDLRKSLEEQKDEQFELNFREVSLKNEIGFITERIDRLTKECLKIEGEISELTKEISEAECLLNNLVDDKKQALIKLDGLKKERGVLEERVLFLKKEIEILQKEQSILEKRYHETSARLQILNKLEESYEGYGKEIKNLFEAKQKGILKNPHNIIGTVGEYLEVNEKYRLAIETALGASIKNVIVNNAQELEPILVYLKENKLGRITFLALDLLSVDSLKTNFIELKDVSGFIGKAIDLITFPQKLSKVYESLLGKVLVGTDYQACLKIAKITKHKFKVVSLEGELLLPGGAIVGGSFASQSSVLQRKNEIKFLNKQINELLEKKAEVTETIKKLIKEQEELTLKIANLREEVNKTEGNITEMAFKEESLQEKKDRLVSRYLELKNQLGKNIKERDNLIAEKETREKEILKINETKAKLQDKIRNLEEQISTINNLIEKNQNYHQALNLEKIQVEKALENLNNLIREKRYQQKEIFERQLSNARKAIEAKKTLLTLRNDLINLEKKTKVHQEVLMFATNSYEKIKNSHESLKAKLTEVQYNLSQLQKFTQRQIADLTRLEAKQRALIQEINSIKLLLNEKYGIVLGDEETISMDESNIEETDIETLYQQLQDLGTVNVFVIDEHKRLEERINFLNKQKRDLEEAKEQLENLLEQLNKEIEQKFNEFLNLLNREYDLVFKELFGGGRAALEKITGEFKKEGVEIIVELPGKKRQPLGLLSGGERALATIALLFALFNLKPSPFCVLDEIDAALDEVNVQRFSSYLKKIGQKSQVIIITHRRGSMEACSKLVGISMQEGCSKVLSISLQNIKAG; translated from the coding sequence GTGTTAAAAAAGATTATAATCCAGGGTTTTAAGTCTTTTGCTGAAAAAACTGAAATAAGTTTCGACGCTTCTATTACTGGTATTGTTGGGCCAAATGGTAGTGGGAAAAGTAATGTTGCTGAAGCAATTCGCTGGGCTTTGGGTGAAACAAAAACAAAGGTTTTACGTTTCGAGCGCCAGCAGGATGTCATCTTTACCGGTTCCCAAGGAAAAAAACCGGTTGGTATGGCGGAAGTAACCTTAATTTTAGATAACAGCAACAATTATTTTTCTTTGCCCTACGATGAGATAGCAATTACTCGACGGTGTTACCGCTCCGGGGAAAGCGAGTTTTTCATAAATAAATCCCCCTGTCGGCTTAAAGATATCCATGAACTACTAGTAGATACTGGGCTTGGGAAACACGGATATGCCATTATTGGACAAGGGCAGGTAGATGAAATCCTTTTTTCTTCCCCAGAGGAAAAAAGAAGTTATCTGGAAGAAGCTGCTGGAATAAATCGCTTTCGATGGCGAGAGCTAGAAGCAAAGAAAAAATTATTAGAAACGCAAAGCGGAATTACCCGCCTGGAAGATTTATCCCGGGAATTATTCACTGAATATCAAGAAAAAGAAACAGAAGTAAATAAAGCTCGCACTTATCTTTTATTGAAAGAGGAGCTTACAGCCAAGGCAAAAAGGTTTTATGGTGTAAAGATAAAAAGTTTATTGGAAGAAGTACAAAAGAATGAAAAAAAAATTAGTGCTTTAAAGAATACTCTTGACGAAACACAATTTAAAATTACCAAGCTTGAGGCAGAATATGCCGTTAGAATTTCGGAAGAAGAACAGTTAGCAAACAACCGTGACAGTGCCCAAAAAATTGTTATTTCTTTAGAGAATTGTTTAGATAAATTACTAAATGAAAAGAAATTTCAACAACATGAAGAAAGCCGGCTTTTGCAAAATTTAGTAAATTTAAAAGAGCAGATACAAATAAATGGTAATAAACTAGCAGAAGTGCAGAAAGAACTTAAATCTTTTTATTCCCAAGTTAACCTATTAAAAGAAAAAGAAAAAGAAATAATTATAAAAATAAATAATCAACGGGAAAAGCTTGGAGTTGATGAGGAAAAACTCTTAGACTTAAGAAAGTCCTTAGAAGAACAAAAAGATGAGCAGTTTGAATTAAATTTCCGTGAGGTTTCTTTAAAAAACGAAATTGGGTTTATAACGGAGCGTATCGATAGGTTAACAAAGGAATGTTTAAAAATTGAAGGCGAAATTAGCGAATTAACCAAGGAAATTTCCGAAGCTGAATGTTTATTGAACAATTTAGTTGATGATAAAAAACAAGCCCTCATTAAACTTGATGGCTTAAAAAAAGAGCGAGGAGTTTTAGAAGAAAGAGTTTTATTTTTAAAGAAAGAAATAGAAATCTTACAAAAAGAACAATCAATTTTAGAGAAAAGATATCATGAAACTTCTGCTCGTTTACAAATCCTGAATAAACTGGAAGAAAGTTATGAAGGTTATGGTAAGGAAATAAAAAATTTATTTGAAGCAAAGCAAAAAGGAATACTTAAAAATCCCCATAACATTATTGGTACTGTTGGAGAATATTTGGAAGTTAACGAAAAATATCGTTTAGCTATTGAAACAGCCTTAGGAGCAAGTATAAAAAACGTAATTGTAAATAATGCCCAAGAATTAGAACCAATATTAGTTTACTTAAAAGAAAATAAGCTTGGGAGAATCACCTTTTTAGCCCTTGATTTACTTTCGGTGGATAGTTTAAAAACGAATTTTATAGAGTTAAAGGACGTTAGCGGGTTTATTGGAAAAGCAATTGACCTTATTACTTTTCCCCAGAAACTTTCTAAAGTTTATGAGAGCCTTTTGGGTAAAGTATTAGTAGGTACTGATTATCAAGCCTGCTTGAAAATAGCAAAAATTACAAAGCATAAATTTAAAGTTGTAAGCCTTGAAGGAGAGCTCTTACTTCCAGGAGGGGCCATTGTTGGTGGAAGTTTTGCTTCGCAATCTTCAGTTTTACAGAGAAAAAATGAAATAAAATTTCTTAATAAACAAATAAATGAGCTTTTAGAAAAAAAAGCTGAAGTTACCGAAACAATTAAAAAGCTTATCAAGGAGCAGGAAGAGCTTACATTAAAAATAGCTAATTTGAGAGAGGAAGTTAATAAAACTGAAGGAAATATTACTGAGATGGCTTTTAAAGAAGAAAGCCTTCAGGAAAAGAAAGACCGGTTGGTAAGTAGGTATTTAGAGCTAAAAAATCAATTAGGAAAAAATATTAAAGAAAGAGATAATTTAATAGCGGAAAAAGAAACCCGGGAAAAGGAGATACTAAAAATTAATGAAACAAAGGCAAAGTTACAGGATAAGATAAGAAATCTAGAGGAGCAAATATCTACTATCAATAATCTAATAGAAAAAAATCAAAATTATCATCAAGCATTGAATTTAGAGAAGATACAGGTGGAAAAAGCTCTGGAAAATTTAAATAATCTTATTCGGGAAAAAAGATATCAGCAAAAAGAAATTTTCGAAAGACAATTAAGTAATGCTAGAAAAGCTATTGAAGCTAAAAAAACACTCTTAACTTTAAGGAATGATTTAATAAATTTAGAGAAAAAGACGAAAGTTCACCAAGAGGTTCTAATGTTTGCTACAAATTCTTATGAGAAAATAAAAAATAGCCATGAAAGTTTAAAAGCAAAGCTTACGGAAGTACAATATAATCTTTCACAGTTACAAAAATTTACTCAAAGACAAATTGCCGATTTAACTCGTCTAGAAGCGAAACAAAGGGCTCTAATTCAGGAAATTAATTCAATAAAGTTGTTATTAAATGAAAAATACGGTATAGTTTTAGGGGATGAAGAAACAATTAGTATGGATGAAAGTAATATTGAAGAAACCGATATTGAAACGCTTTATCAACAACTTCAAGATTTAGGGACGGTTAATGTATTTGTAATTGATGAACATAAAAGGTTAGAAGAACGAATCAATTTTTTAAATAAGCAAAAAAGAGACCTTGAAGAGGCTAAAGAACAACTAGAAAATTTGCTTGAACAACTAAACAAAGAAATAGAACAAAAATTTAATGAGTTTTTAAATTTACTTAACAGAGAATACGACTTGGTCTTTAAAGAATTATTTGGTGGGGGTCGAGCAGCTCTTGAAAAAATAACAGGGGAATTTAAGAAAGAAGGAGTTGAAATTATTGTAGAGCTTCCCGGGAAAAAACGGCAGCCTCTTGGCCTTCTTTCCGGTGGGGAAAGGGCGCTGGCAACAATTGCTCTTCTTTTTGCTTTGTTTAATTTAAAACCATCGCCTTTTTGTGTTTTAGACGAAATCGATGCAGCATTAGATGAAGTAAACGTTCAACGATTTTCTTCTTACTTAAAGAAGATTGGCCAGAAAAGCCAGGTAATTATCATCACCCATCGACGGGGCAGTATGGAAGCTTGTTCTAAATTAGTTGGTATTAGCATGCAAGAAGGATGTTCTAAGGTCTTATCAATTTCCTTACAAAATATCAAAGCAGGTTAA